A stretch of the Pristis pectinata isolate sPriPec2 chromosome 7, sPriPec2.1.pri, whole genome shotgun sequence genome encodes the following:
- the rnf4 gene encoding RING finger protein 4 yields MSTTPRKRRMIPSQQSRRVRRRHRSAEPAEPQADIIETGGEVVDLTCESSEPVVVDLTNNDSVEIVDEDLSSAISQPSSAEDQPGRTQSDSCILCSDEEEGRADGSSTVTSAAGVPQGNHLHSALCNKDLRSDKFVHRKTSSGTISCPICMDGYTEIVQSGRLIVSTKCGHVFCSQCIRDSLKNSHTCPSCRKKLNSRQYHPIYI; encoded by the exons ACTCCCCGGAAACGCAGGATGATACCTTCTCAACAGTCCCGAAGGGTGCGCCGCCGGCATAGATCTGCAGAACCGGCTGAGCCACAGGCAGACATCATTGAAACTG GTGGTGAGGTGGTTGACCTGACCTGTGAATCCTCTGAACCTGTGGTTGTTGATCTCACCAACAATGATTCTGTTGAG ATTGTGGATGAAG ATCTCTCCTCTGCGATCAGTCAGCCAAGTTCAGCTGAAGATCAGCCAGGCAGAACGCAGTCAGACAGTTGTATTCTCTGCAGTGACGAGGAAGAAGGCAGAGCAGATGGGAGCAGCACTGTAACGAGTGCAGCAGGTGTACCTCAGGGAAATCATCTTCATTCTGCCTTGTGTAACAAAGACTTgag ATCTGATAAGTTTGTTCACCGCAAGACTTCCTCAGGAACCATTAGCTGTCCCATTTGTATGGATGGTTACACAGAG ATTGTCCAAAGTGGGCGGCTCATTGTCTCGACAAAATGTGGTCACGTCTTCTGCAGCCAGTGCATTCGGGACTCTCTCAAAAACTCTCATACGTGTCCGAGCTGCCGAAAGAAACTGAACTCGCGTCAGTACCACCCGATTTATATTTGA